The following proteins are co-located in the Nitrospinota bacterium genome:
- a CDS encoding tetratricopeptide repeat protein yields the protein MKPRVLLMSSKVKDWAMPFLCICLTSFAVYFVSLDFYFLINSDDSAYIFRNPYLQEISLANTAAIFSNLHYGDYLPVNLLSYSWDFTWWGFKPFGYHLTQVILHSLNACLLYLILRLLSVPERACWMSVMIFVVHPVQVESVVWVSERKNLLSTLFILLSLWFYLRHAMSEGSRRFYFYSCLAAFVLALMSKSISVMLPCIFVLLDVLVLKRKVMVLEKAPFFLLSLLAGLATIASQGAVGGISEYMGGSFFVSLFYTFRTYWDYLVCLFFPFQLSPRYLFSGISLSGMQSVLSYLLFFAICFFVVRNYRSCPIRVFAIGWFLLWLLPVSNLVPINTIRQDRYLYLPSMAVIVVVSLWLESFGQNQRRKNLVNLIASGLVFCLGSLSFLHTFVYASDYSYWRRIANQYPQNASVQLQAGYHCKLIEDEECAEKHYRQALAINPQHSRAMNNLGALMTDRGKYEEARVLLNKAILVDPADSVIYRNLIVLAEKSGVGKEKIPGWKKKALLFNQMKREKDYLLGEFRFR from the coding sequence ATGAAACCCAGAGTTCTATTGATGTCTTCCAAGGTTAAAGATTGGGCAATGCCCTTCCTGTGTATTTGTCTTACCAGCTTCGCGGTCTATTTTGTTTCTCTGGATTTTTATTTTCTGATCAACTCTGATGACTCGGCGTATATATTCCGCAACCCTTATCTGCAGGAAATTTCTTTGGCAAATACAGCGGCTATTTTTTCCAACCTGCATTATGGAGATTATCTTCCTGTTAATTTGCTTTCTTATTCCTGGGATTTTACCTGGTGGGGCTTTAAGCCATTTGGCTATCACCTGACCCAGGTTATTCTTCATTCTTTGAATGCTTGCCTGTTATATTTGATTCTTCGTTTGTTGTCAGTGCCTGAAAGAGCTTGTTGGATGAGCGTTATGATTTTTGTCGTGCATCCTGTGCAGGTCGAGTCCGTAGTCTGGGTATCAGAAAGGAAGAACCTGCTTTCAACGCTGTTTATTCTTCTGTCCCTGTGGTTTTATTTGCGCCATGCTATGAGTGAAGGGTCCCGCAGGTTCTATTTTTACTCATGCCTGGCTGCCTTCGTTCTTGCGTTGATGAGTAAATCCATATCTGTGATGCTCCCTTGTATTTTTGTATTGCTGGATGTTCTGGTGTTGAAGAGAAAGGTGATGGTGTTAGAAAAAGCCCCTTTCTTTTTGCTTTCCCTCCTTGCAGGGTTGGCGACGATAGCTTCTCAGGGAGCTGTAGGGGGCATCAGTGAATATATGGGTGGTAGTTTTTTTGTCTCATTATTTTACACCTTTCGAACATATTGGGATTATCTGGTTTGTTTGTTTTTTCCTTTTCAGCTGTCCCCCAGATACTTGTTTAGCGGCATCTCTTTGTCTGGCATGCAGTCTGTTTTGTCTTATCTGCTTTTTTTTGCAATTTGTTTTTTTGTGGTCAGGAATTATCGTTCGTGCCCAATTCGTGTTTTCGCGATAGGGTGGTTTTTGTTATGGCTCCTTCCCGTTTCCAATCTTGTTCCTATAAACACTATTAGGCAGGACAGGTATCTTTATCTACCTTCAATGGCTGTGATTGTTGTGGTTTCTTTATGGTTGGAGAGTTTTGGGCAAAATCAACGAAGAAAAAACCTGGTAAATTTAATCGCTTCGGGTTTGGTTTTTTGTCTCGGCTCCCTATCCTTTCTGCATACCTTTGTCTATGCCAGTGACTATTCTTATTGGCGGAGAATCGCTAACCAATATCCTCAAAATGCTTCTGTCCAACTGCAGGCGGGTTACCACTGCAAATTGATTGAAGACGAAGAATGTGCGGAAAAACATTACCGCCAGGCGCTTGCCATCAACCCTCAACACTCCCGTGCAATGAATAACCTTGGAGCCTTGATGACAGACCGTGGCAAATATGAGGAAGCGCGGGTTTTGCTGAATAAAGCCATTCTGGTGGATCCTGCCGATTCGGTTATTTATAGAAACCTTATTGTTCTTGCTGAAAAATCTGGAGTTGGAAAGGAAAAAATACCAGGATGGAAGAAAAAAGCCCTCCTGTTTAATCAAATGAAAAGGGAAAAGGATTATTTGTTGGGTGAATTCCGGTTCCGCTAG
- a CDS encoding 5-formyltetrahydrofolate cyclo-ligase, which produces MDFSSMKMDKFAIRQDMRRKRDAMTLDDVLNSSRAIEDRLFANKEFSSCQNVLFFLSFGNEVRTDEIIMRSLNDRKKVYVPRLIKRERRMEVCEITDMDQEFELGSYDIREPSRKNSKVVSPANVDAVIAPGLAFDRSGARIGYGGGYFDWLFKQLPEGALRLGVAYDFQVVDSIPQDSWDEKVQTIITENDTISC; this is translated from the coding sequence ATGGATTTTTCCTCCATGAAAATGGATAAGTTCGCGATCCGTCAGGATATGAGACGCAAACGTGATGCGATGACCCTGGATGATGTTTTAAATTCAAGCCGGGCTATAGAAGACAGGTTGTTTGCAAACAAGGAATTTTCGTCCTGCCAGAATGTATTGTTTTTTTTATCATTTGGCAATGAAGTTAGAACCGATGAAATAATCATGCGTTCCCTCAATGACCGCAAGAAAGTATATGTTCCAAGGTTAATCAAGAGGGAAAGGCGAATGGAAGTATGCGAAATAACTGATATGGATCAGGAGTTTGAATTGGGTTCTTATGATATTCGAGAGCCTTCCAGAAAAAACTCCAAAGTGGTGTCGCCAGCAAATGTTGATGCTGTTATTGCTCCAGGTTTGGCGTTTGATCGTTCCGGGGCAAGAATCGGTTATGGGGGAGGTTATTTTGACTGGTTGTTCAAGCAGTTGCCTGAGGGTGCGCTCCGGTTGGGAGTAGCCTATGATTTCCAGGTTGTAGACTCGATTCCTCAGGACTCCTGGGATGAAAAGGTACAAACGATAATTACCGAAAATGACACGATAAGCTGTTGA
- a CDS encoding cell division protein ZapA, producing MASSKKIQIYGKTYSLKSSSSEVKAEEVAEYVDSRMKELATARSKTSTLDLAILAALNIAQELLELKGQSVVREEEEGKKIQQLVSELDKELQGIER from the coding sequence ATGGCAAGCAGTAAAAAAATCCAGATTTATGGGAAAACTTACAGCTTGAAAAGCTCTTCATCTGAAGTGAAAGCTGAAGAAGTGGCTGAATACGTAGACTCGAGAATGAAAGAACTGGCCACTGCCCGAAGTAAAACTTCCACCCTGGACCTGGCGATCCTGGCGGCTCTGAATATTGCGCAGGAACTGCTGGAATTGAAAGGCCAGTCTGTAGTTAGAGAAGAGGAGGAAGGGAAGAAAATCCAGCAATTGGTTTCCGAGCTTGATAAAGAGCTACAAGGCATTGAAAGATAA
- the rnr gene encoding ribonuclease R: protein MKLTEDKILSMIRKKIPRPMKVAELSRQLGIPETQKREFRNLIKEMAGGGSLIKIRGGRYGLPDEMNLVTGKLHGHPNGFGFVVSDHPHEEDDVYVNRRHMNEAMHKDHVVVRIKSERAPGKPQGRIIRILQRNTTHIVGTYETFGRDGWVIPTEEKYFHDVFIPGKNRKGARNGQVVHVEIETFPTKHKPPIGKVLEVIGSSNDPNVEIQSIFRKHGVRQSFCPEVLDEAREVGAENPSEYLKGRKDFSKLQTFTIDGERAKDFDDAVSLERLGKGYRLGVHIADVSHFVKENSLLDQEALERGTSIYYADGVIPMLPESLSNEACSLKPQEPRLTVSAIMDFDDEANFISGTLHPSIIKSQRRFTYTEVHQILEKGGGDPFLSTLRDMHQLSQLMRNKRFQNGSVDFQVPEPEIHMDHTGHVESISIREHNTAHELIEEFMLAANQFVALSLHERGIPSIHRIHEAPDPARLTEFNEFVDTFKLRLPLPARSSDLQNLVQKLKGHPEERVVNTLLLRTMKKARYSETDPGHFCLGFPHYAHFTSPIRRYPDLFLHRIIKKYLKRKCSPKEKKALLSQLTEICEQSTSMEIQAMSIEREAIDLRRAQFMADKIGKTFHGTISGVTGFGFFVELQEVFVEGLVKISSIKDDYYIFIETEHRLIGQRRHRSFQIGDKVKVRVAAVDLGQKRIDLTVLL, encoded by the coding sequence ATGAAGTTGACTGAAGATAAAATTCTCTCGATGATAAGAAAGAAGATCCCGCGACCTATGAAAGTTGCTGAACTTTCCCGGCAACTGGGCATTCCCGAAACCCAGAAACGTGAGTTCCGCAATCTCATCAAGGAAATGGCTGGGGGAGGATCCCTGATCAAAATTCGTGGCGGTCGCTATGGACTTCCTGATGAGATGAATCTCGTCACAGGCAAACTGCACGGACACCCCAACGGTTTTGGGTTCGTCGTCTCCGACCATCCACATGAAGAAGACGATGTGTACGTCAACCGCCGCCACATGAACGAAGCCATGCACAAAGATCATGTAGTCGTACGCATAAAATCGGAAAGGGCACCAGGAAAACCTCAAGGCAGGATCATACGTATTCTTCAACGCAATACCACACATATCGTCGGCACCTATGAGACATTTGGAAGAGACGGCTGGGTCATCCCTACCGAAGAAAAATATTTTCATGATGTTTTTATTCCCGGAAAAAATCGAAAGGGAGCCAGGAACGGGCAGGTCGTCCACGTAGAAATAGAAACCTTTCCGACCAAACACAAACCACCGATTGGTAAAGTGCTGGAAGTAATAGGCTCCTCCAACGATCCTAATGTCGAGATTCAATCCATTTTCAGAAAACACGGAGTACGCCAGAGCTTTTGCCCGGAGGTTCTCGATGAGGCAAGAGAAGTTGGAGCAGAAAATCCCTCAGAATATTTAAAAGGGAGAAAAGATTTTTCAAAACTTCAAACCTTTACCATTGACGGGGAACGGGCAAAGGATTTTGATGATGCGGTATCTTTGGAACGCCTGGGAAAAGGATACCGGCTTGGTGTCCACATCGCCGATGTCAGCCATTTCGTAAAAGAGAACTCTCTGCTCGATCAGGAAGCCCTGGAAAGGGGAACCAGCATTTATTATGCTGATGGTGTTATCCCAATGCTTCCTGAATCACTGTCCAATGAGGCTTGCAGCTTAAAACCTCAAGAACCCCGCCTGACAGTCAGTGCCATCATGGACTTTGATGACGAAGCCAACTTTATTTCAGGAACACTTCATCCTTCAATTATCAAAAGTCAGCGCCGGTTCACCTATACCGAAGTCCATCAAATTCTGGAAAAAGGAGGTGGTGATCCATTTCTTTCTACCCTGCGAGACATGCATCAACTAAGCCAGCTTATGAGAAACAAAAGATTTCAAAACGGCAGTGTCGACTTCCAGGTACCAGAGCCGGAAATTCATATGGACCACACCGGTCATGTCGAGAGCATAAGCATCAGGGAACATAACACCGCCCACGAACTGATTGAAGAGTTCATGCTGGCCGCCAACCAGTTTGTCGCACTGAGTTTGCACGAAAGGGGCATACCCTCTATCCACAGAATCCATGAAGCACCCGACCCTGCCCGGCTTACCGAATTCAACGAGTTCGTTGACACGTTCAAACTACGTCTCCCGTTACCAGCCCGATCATCCGACCTACAGAACCTGGTACAAAAACTTAAAGGTCACCCGGAAGAACGAGTCGTCAACACCCTGCTCCTACGGACTATGAAAAAGGCACGCTACTCAGAAACCGACCCTGGCCACTTTTGCCTGGGCTTTCCTCATTATGCCCACTTCACCTCACCTATCCGGCGTTATCCCGATCTGTTTCTGCACAGGATCATCAAGAAATATCTGAAACGAAAATGTTCACCAAAAGAAAAGAAAGCGTTGTTGTCTCAACTTACCGAGATCTGCGAACAATCAACCAGTATGGAAATTCAAGCTATGTCGATAGAGCGGGAAGCCATTGACCTTCGCCGTGCTCAGTTCATGGCCGATAAGATAGGCAAAACCTTTCACGGTACTATTTCAGGAGTTACAGGGTTCGGTTTTTTTGTAGAATTGCAAGAGGTATTCGTTGAGGGTCTAGTCAAAATTTCTAGTATCAAAGATGACTATTACATCTTTATTGAAACTGAACACCGACTCATAGGGCAAAGGCGGCACCGCAGTTTCCAAATTGGAGATAAAGTTAAAGTGCGAGTCGCCGCCGTTGACCTGGGACAAAAACGTATCGACCTCACCGTTCTCCTCTAA
- a CDS encoding phenylalanine--tRNA ligase subunit beta yields MKVQVDWLKEYTEIDVPADELGHVLTMAGLEIESHETVELPDGEKSDVLELNVTPNRGYCLSHIGVAREVSALLNKSLKLSDPLKTFAEKSGGVAVEDRVSVENQEPKLCPRYCALVIENIKVGPSPKWLQDRLTAIGLRPINNIVDVTNFVMMEYGQPLHAFDKDLLKDNKIIIRRANKGESFLSLDGTELKLDQDALVIADGEKPVALAGIMGGTNSQVSESTRHIVLESACFDPVTVRKGSKKYGLRSDSSYRFERGVDLNGVVSAQARAALLMKELAGGDICSGRVDIYPGEGNPIIIPLRVSRVNQLLGTSFNPGQVQGLLARLGMEMTETSETMQVKIPSFRPDLLREVDLIEEIARIDGYDKVDTVFPVAQVRPVKIPALQKIIKKAREVFCYSGFSETVHYSFIESEDAKKFKIAFAREEDRVIALKNPLSSEHDTMRTSLIPGLLKTASLNLNKGQKPLKFFEAGSIYYLGASGNRIEKAVLSAIVMGPYELTPWKQRGKEYDFYDLKGVLETLVGHFHLKLEALPDNSPFLVAGKSVRIKVEDKELGYLGQIGEDNVYALEIDLRVLEDAASATRRFQPIAKYPETYRDISILVDRSVTSQQISDLIYKTGSPLIQKVELYDHFEGKKIQADKKSLTFALSFQSIERTLSDDEVTPLFEKIVQSLEKQLGASLRE; encoded by the coding sequence ATGAAAGTACAAGTTGACTGGTTGAAAGAATATACCGAAATCGATGTCCCGGCAGATGAGTTGGGTCACGTCCTGACCATGGCAGGGTTGGAAATAGAAAGCCATGAAACCGTTGAGTTGCCTGACGGTGAAAAAAGCGATGTGCTTGAACTGAATGTGACGCCCAACCGGGGTTATTGTTTGTCGCATATTGGTGTGGCCCGTGAAGTATCGGCTTTATTGAATAAGTCTTTGAAATTGTCCGACCCGTTAAAAACCTTTGCTGAGAAATCCGGTGGGGTTGCGGTTGAAGATCGTGTGTCAGTTGAGAACCAGGAACCGAAACTATGTCCACGTTATTGTGCCCTGGTCATAGAAAATATAAAGGTGGGACCCTCTCCTAAGTGGTTGCAAGACAGATTGACGGCTATAGGTCTGCGCCCAATTAATAATATTGTTGATGTCACTAACTTTGTGATGATGGAGTACGGTCAACCTTTGCATGCCTTTGATAAGGATTTATTGAAGGACAATAAAATCATTATAAGGCGGGCCAATAAAGGTGAATCCTTCCTCAGTCTGGATGGGACAGAGTTAAAGCTGGATCAGGATGCGTTGGTTATAGCTGATGGAGAAAAACCAGTGGCATTAGCAGGGATAATGGGTGGAACCAACAGTCAGGTTTCAGAGTCTACCCGCCATATAGTTTTGGAGAGTGCTTGTTTTGATCCGGTTACAGTTCGAAAAGGGTCAAAGAAATATGGTTTGAGGTCGGATTCTTCCTATCGCTTTGAGCGCGGAGTGGACCTGAACGGAGTAGTGAGTGCCCAGGCAAGAGCAGCTTTATTGATGAAAGAGTTGGCGGGTGGAGATATTTGTTCAGGAAGAGTGGATATTTATCCTGGCGAGGGAAATCCAATAATAATTCCTTTAAGAGTGAGCAGGGTGAACCAGCTTTTAGGCACAAGCTTTAACCCTGGACAGGTTCAGGGTTTGCTTGCTCGTTTGGGAATGGAGATGACAGAAACATCAGAAACCATGCAGGTAAAAATTCCGAGTTTTCGTCCCGATCTTTTGCGTGAGGTCGACCTGATCGAAGAAATTGCAAGGATTGATGGTTATGACAAGGTAGATACGGTTTTTCCAGTGGCGCAGGTAAGACCGGTGAAAATTCCTGCCCTGCAAAAGATTATCAAAAAAGCACGGGAAGTTTTCTGCTATTCCGGGTTTTCCGAAACGGTCCATTACAGTTTTATCGAAAGTGAAGATGCGAAAAAGTTTAAAATCGCGTTTGCCAGGGAAGAAGACCGTGTCATCGCTTTGAAAAATCCACTTAGCTCAGAGCACGACACTATGCGCACCAGTTTGATTCCCGGTTTATTGAAAACGGCCTCGCTCAATTTAAACAAGGGACAGAAACCCCTCAAGTTTTTTGAAGCAGGTAGCATCTATTATCTGGGGGCTTCTGGAAACCGTATAGAGAAAGCAGTGTTGTCCGCCATTGTAATGGGTCCTTATGAACTCACCCCCTGGAAACAGAGGGGCAAAGAGTATGACTTTTATGATCTCAAGGGTGTTCTGGAAACACTTGTTGGTCATTTCCATTTAAAGTTGGAAGCATTACCTGATAACAGTCCGTTTTTGGTGGCGGGAAAATCAGTACGAATCAAAGTGGAAGATAAGGAGTTGGGTTATCTGGGTCAAATAGGCGAGGATAATGTTTATGCCCTTGAAATCGACCTTAGGGTTCTGGAAGATGCCGCCTCCGCCACTCGACGATTTCAACCCATAGCGAAATATCCTGAGACCTACCGTGATATCTCTATTCTTGTAGACCGATCGGTCACATCACAACAGATCTCAGATTTGATCTATAAAACAGGCAGTCCTTTGATTCAAAAGGTCGAACTTTACGATCATTTCGAAGGAAAGAAGATTCAAGCCGATAAAAAAAGCCTCACTTTTGCATTGTCTTTTCAATCTATTGAAAGGACGCTTTCTGATGATGAAGTAACTCCGTTATTTGAAAAAATCGTTCAGAGTTTAGAGAAACAGCTTGGTGCATCATTAAGGGAATAA